In Leptospira terpstrae serovar Hualin str. LT 11-33 = ATCC 700639, the following are encoded in one genomic region:
- a CDS encoding heme/hemin ABC transporter substrate-binding protein: MIRFHLTKEIGILCLSLTLLSSSASAETKHRIISVNGTVTEIIYSLKLENQLIAVDSTSYFPKQASSLPNVGYQRTLATEGILTFKPTLILGLESAGPPATIQNLKDAGILLRLFPEEFKLETPANRVLEIGKLLGKEKQATVLAKSINEQIQNLKINKSNLKVLFIYSRNPSSVFISGTGTAAHAMIELSGAKNAVNEFSEYKPLTSEALIKANPDIILMPEKSALGFGGEKAIWEINGMEFTRAGKEKNLILVDDLLLLGFGPRLPLVLKTLNDQWKLIE; the protein is encoded by the coding sequence ATGATTCGATTCCACTTAACAAAAGAAATAGGGATTCTTTGTTTATCCCTTACCCTCCTCTCCTCTTCCGCATCAGCAGAGACAAAACATCGCATAATCTCCGTAAATGGGACAGTGACTGAAATTATCTATTCGCTAAAATTGGAAAACCAATTGATTGCTGTTGATTCCACTTCCTACTTTCCGAAACAAGCGTCTTCTCTTCCAAACGTTGGATACCAAAGGACTTTGGCTACCGAAGGTATTTTAACTTTTAAACCCACACTCATTCTTGGTTTGGAATCCGCAGGTCCTCCCGCGACTATCCAAAACTTAAAAGATGCAGGCATTCTTCTCCGTTTATTTCCAGAAGAATTCAAATTAGAAACCCCAGCCAATCGCGTGTTAGAGATAGGTAAACTATTAGGAAAAGAAAAACAAGCAACGGTTTTAGCAAAATCAATCAACGAACAGATACAAAATCTAAAAATAAACAAATCCAATCTTAAAGTTCTCTTTATCTATTCAAGAAATCCTAGTTCCGTATTTATTTCCGGAACAGGAACTGCTGCGCATGCCATGATTGAACTCTCTGGCGCAAAAAATGCAGTAAACGAATTTTCAGAATACAAACCTCTGACAAGTGAAGCACTCATAAAGGCAAACCCGGACATCATCCTCATGCCAGAAAAATCAGCCCTTGGTTTTGGTGGTGAAAAAGCCATTTGGGAAATCAATGGAATGGAGTTCACAAGAGCTGGAAAAGAAAAAAACTTAATCCTTGTTGATGACCTTTTGCTTTTAGGATTTGGTCCAAGGTTACCGCTTGTTTTAAAAACTCTAAATGATCAATGGAAACTCATCGAATGA